One genomic segment of Desulfomicrobium sp. ZS1 includes these proteins:
- the glp gene encoding gephyrin-like molybdotransferase Glp, whose protein sequence is MDHGFFRVISPARFCELLRGVAPVDSEICPLEDCLGRVLAEDILSAEDIPALNRSCMDGYAVRAADTFGASEGNPAYVELARSAAIDEIVSRPLNSGECMGIATGGSLPPGADAVIMVEHTQMLGDTTVEIRKTVTPGENVMLRGEDVAQGQVAVPAGRRLRPQDVGLMAAIGCLSAKVFRQPRCGIVSTGDELVPVDRSPRPGQIRDVNSHTLACMARQAGALACAHGLVPDVREALREALAQSLEKNDVVFISGGSSIGTRDLTIDVLESFADSEILAHGVSISPGKPTILARVGGKPVLGLPGQVTSAQIVMLVFGQPLLVHLGGDAGAFDPGRMIMRPAKLGTNLSSKPGREDYVRVRLEERDGECVAMPRLGKSGLLRTMLDADGLVRLPASLEGMRAGQDVDVWIF, encoded by the coding sequence ATGGATCATGGTTTTTTCCGGGTGATTAGTCCGGCCCGGTTTTGTGAATTGCTGCGCGGTGTTGCGCCCGTGGACTCCGAAATCTGTCCCTTGGAGGACTGTCTGGGCCGCGTCCTGGCTGAGGACATTCTGTCCGCCGAAGACATCCCCGCCCTGAATCGCTCCTGCATGGACGGTTACGCCGTGCGTGCGGCAGATACTTTTGGCGCGAGCGAAGGCAATCCCGCCTACGTGGAGCTTGCCCGCAGCGCGGCCATCGATGAAATCGTCAGCCGCCCTCTGAACTCCGGGGAATGCATGGGCATCGCCACCGGCGGGAGCCTGCCGCCCGGCGCGGACGCCGTGATCATGGTCGAGCATACCCAGATGCTTGGGGATACGACCGTTGAGATCCGCAAGACCGTGACCCCCGGCGAAAATGTCATGCTGCGGGGCGAGGATGTGGCTCAGGGGCAGGTGGCCGTGCCTGCCGGTCGGCGTCTGCGTCCGCAGGATGTGGGGCTCATGGCCGCTATCGGCTGCCTTTCGGCAAAAGTTTTTCGTCAGCCCCGGTGCGGCATTGTCTCTACGGGCGACGAACTGGTTCCTGTCGACCGCTCGCCCAGACCCGGGCAAATCCGGGACGTCAACTCCCACACCCTGGCCTGCATGGCCCGGCAGGCGGGGGCCCTGGCCTGTGCTCACGGGTTGGTCCCCGATGTGCGCGAAGCACTGCGGGAGGCCCTGGCCCAAAGTCTGGAAAAGAATGATGTGGTCTTCATCTCCGGCGGCAGCTCCATCGGGACGCGGGATCTGACCATAGACGTCCTGGAATCCTTTGCGGACAGCGAAATTCTGGCCCACGGCGTGTCCATCAGTCCCGGCAAGCCGACCATTCTTGCCCGCGTCGGGGGCAAGCCGGTGCTTGGGCTCCCCGGTCAGGTCACTTCCGCCCAGATCGTCATGCTGGTCTTTGGGCAGCCGCTTCTGGTGCATCTGGGGGGCGATGCGGGAGCCTTCGATCCTGGACGCATGATCATGCGTCCGGCCAAGCTCGGGACAAATCTGTCCTCCAAACCCGGCCGCGAAGATTATGTGCGGGTGCGGCTTGAAGAGCGGGACGGGGAGTGCGTGGCCATGCCCCGGCTCGGCAAGTCGGGGCTGCTGCGGACCATGCTTGATGCCGACGGGCTGGTGCGGCTGCCTGCCTCCCTGGAAGGCATGAGGGCCGGGCAGGACGTGGATGTCTGGATATTCTAA